A portion of the Cryptomeria japonica chromosome 5, Sugi_1.0, whole genome shotgun sequence genome contains these proteins:
- the LOC131074930 gene encoding pirin-like protein, with translation MGDLTPFVTPRVVAKKVLAREQYEGDGAIVRRSIGRPELKFLDPFLLLDEFSVSAPAGFPDHPHRGFETVTYMLEGAFTHEDFVGHKGTIKAGDLQWMTAGRGIVHSEMPAGPGLQHGLQVWVNLSSKDKMTEPKYQELQGKDVPKVEKDGVKATVIAGEALDIESHVYTRTPTMYLDFKMEAHAVLHQPIPESWNAFVYVLEGEASFGAPNSPAVGAHHTLVLSSGDGVCVWNNNVDNKPCRFVVIGGQPLNEPVVQHGPFVMNTRQEIVQTIQDYHLGRNGFERANVWNSQIA, from the exons ATGGGTGACTTGACTCCGTTTGTGACACCACGCGTTGTAGCAAAGAAGGTGTTGGCCAGAGAACAATATGAAGGAGATGGAGCCATTGTCAGGCGCAGTATTGGCAG ACCAGAGTTGAAGTTTTTGGATCCATTTCTGTTACTGGATGAATTCTCAG TAAGTGCTCCTGCTGGCTTTCCAGACCACCCTCACAGAG GTTTCGAGACTGTGACATACATGCTGGAG GGAGCCTTCACACATGAGGACTTTGTAGGACATAAGGGCACCATCAAGGCTGGCGATCTGCAG TGGATGACTGCAGGCCGGGGTATAGTCCACTCAGAAATGCCAGCTGGACCAGGACTGCAACATGGTTTGCAGGTGTGGGTGAATCTTTCTTCCAAAGACAAGAT GACTGAGCCTAAGTATCAAGAACTTCAAGGGAAAGACGTACCCAAAGTTGAGAAAGATGGAGTGAAGGCAACTGTTATAGCAGGAGAAGCTTTGGATATTGAATCTCATGTCTATACAAGGACTCCTACAATGTATTTAGATTTCAAAATGGAGGCACATGCTGTGCTTCACCAGCCAATTCCAGAGAGTTGGAATGCATTTGTGTATGTGTTGGAAGGTGAGGCTAGCTTTGGTGCTCCCAATTCACCTGCAGTGGGTGCTCATCATACACTTGTATTGAGCAGTGGTGATGGGGTGTGTGTGTGGAATAACAATGTCGATAACAAGCCCTGCAGATTCGTAGTAATTGGAGGGCAACCCCTAAATGAGCCAGTGGTACAACATGGACCCTTCGTGATGAACACCAGACAAGAGATAGTGCAAACAATTCAAGATTATCATTTGGGTAGAAATGGATTTGAGAGAGCCAATGTATGGAATTCCCAGATTGCTTAA